The following proteins are encoded in a genomic region of Arachis stenosperma cultivar V10309 chromosome 4, arast.V10309.gnm1.PFL2, whole genome shotgun sequence:
- the LOC130976180 gene encoding DNA-repair protein XRCC1: MSNNKRSCGNSKGSKRNLPSWMSSTEENENEEENREKKPSLDAEGEKSRENAGKSSFNKLLEGVVFVLSGFVNPERGTLRSHAIEMGAEYQPDWNSECTLLVCAFPNTPKFRQVEADGGTIVSKDWIVECYSQRKLIEIDSYLMHAGKPWRKGNKSHEDSEDKRPSASKRYPDHERELPSKPTASIKSKGKEIAAAGKCFVPSEVKKWAIDDLKKTVQWLESQEEKPDPTEITKIAAEGILTCLKDVISALEEKQDIQKGTEDWKFLPRVVEELAMFDAQGKDMASMSKEEILKQALECKRIYEVELNSVGHDLRKTENINKEHSSKTRRTNGKSPGANEYDSDETIEMTEQEIDLAYKTLSSKIH, translated from the exons ATGTCCAATAACAAGAGAAGTTGCGGTAATAGCAAAGGTTCGAAGCGGAACCTGCCATCTTGGATGAGTTCAACGGAGGAGAACGAGAACGAGGAAGAAAATCGAGAAAAGAAACCATCTTTGGATGCTGAAGGCGAGAAATCACGTGAAAATGCTGGAAAGTCCTCCTTCAACAAGCTTCTG GAAGGGGTGGTGTTTGTGCTTTCAGGGTTTGTGAATCCGGAGAGAGGAACGTTGAGGTCACATGCGATTGAAATGGGGGCAGAATACCAACCTGATTGGAACTCTGAATGCACACTCTTGGTTTGTGCATTCCCAAATACGCCTAAGTTTCGCCAAGTCGAAGCTGATGGTGGAACCATTGTGTCAAAG GATTGGATAGTAGAATGTTACAGCCAGAGGAAGTTGATTGAAATTGACAGTTACCTTATGCATGCTGGGAAACCATGGCGTAAAGGAAATAAATCACATGAAGACAGCGAAG ATAAGAGGCCATCAGCGTCCAAAAGATATCCTGATCATGAAAGAGAATTGCCTTCAAAGCCAACCGCCTCCATAAAATCAAAG GGAAAAGAGATTGCTGCTGCTGGAAAATGCTTTGTTCCTTCGGAAGTGAAGAAGTGGGCcattgatgatttgaaaaaaacAGTTCAGTGGTTGGAAAGTCAAGAAGAAAAG CCAGATCCAACTGAGATAACAAAGATAGCCGCGGAGGGGATTCTGACGTGTTTGAAAGATGTAATATCTGCTCTTGAGGAAAAGCAG GACATCCAGAAAGGAACTGAGGACTGGAAATTCCTACCTCGTGTTGTTGAAGAGCTCGCAATGTTCGATGCCCAGGGAAAAGATATGGCATCAATGTCAAAGGAAGAAATTCTCAAACAGGCACTGGAATGTAAACGAATTTATGAGGTGGAACTAAATAGTGTAGGTCATGATTTGAGAAAAACTGAAAACATAAACAAAGAACATAGTAGCAAGACCAGAAGAACGAATGGAAAATCTCCTGGTGCAAACGAGTATGATAGTGATGAGACAATTGAGATGACAGAACAGGAAATAGATCTTGCATATAAGACTCTGTCCTCTAAGATCCATTGA